A stretch of DNA from bacterium:
GCCTAAAGCCAAGGACCGCAATTCCTCCTCAACACATTACCCCCGGCGGCATGGGATTTTGCATCATTAAAATAAAAAACCGACGGAAACTTAAGTTCCCCTTTTCATCTTCCGAAACAAAAATATCCACGTGGTACCAATAGTTCTCTCTAAATTTTACATAAGCATGCATCATAAACTCATCCGGCATTTGAACGGGAGCTGGCCTTACGCTTTTAGCCGATTCAGACTGATCCATCTTTAAACTACCCCCTGCAGGCACACTTAAACTTGCGGATGTATTGCTTTTACCCTGTTTATCGTGCTGATATTTATCCCACGACCAGGGAATAATATGAGTATTTTTAATTTCTAGAGGAGTTCCATATTCAGTTTTAACCGTCTGTATATAACCTAAAAGATTCTTCTGACTTTTAAGGCAATCTATACTGGCCAAACAATTTTCATCCACCTTAAACAAATATTCCGGCCTGTATAAAAAATCACCGGGTAGTAAATCTCCAGGGGGTAAATTTTGTTGCAACAAAGCTGCAATCACTTTTTCGGCAAAGGCCACACGATGTTTATCGGCTTCGGTAACAGGCGGATGGGGGTTTTCTTCTGGGGGCTGGGGTAGCTGATCGCTGTATCCGCTAAAACCAGTGAGCGGAAATAACAAACAAACTATTAAAAAAAGTATTTTCATTTTTCCTCCTAATAGCCCCAGCACAACGCATACAAATGCTATATCAATCTAAATTAAATTAAGAGACCTTTTTTTTATAATCCACTTATTTTTCAGTAGTTTCTGTAAAAAGCCCTACGAGGGCATCATCTTTTTGCTATTCATAGCCCTCAATAAATTGTAGAGACATACTCCGTAGTATCACTATTTTACTTAAAGGAGATTAAACATGACTGAAGCAAAAGGATTAAAAGTACCTGTAAAATTAAAACCTCAATTGTCCGCTTTATTGGGCGAAAGCGAATTACCCCGCACTGAGATCACCAAAAAATTGTGGGATTATATTAAAGCTAACAAACTTCAAACCAAAACCAAAAATGGCAAACCCGAAAACGCCGGCAAGTTTATTGTGGCCGACGACAAATTATTGCCTATTTTTACCAATACCAAATCTACCAGCAAATCGGGTACCGTTACCGATTTAACTAAAATGAAAGCTGGAGACACAATTGACATGATGCAAATGGCCGCTGTAGTGGCCTGCAATATTGAGGCTTAAACCTTTCCAATAAAAAAGGCCCCAAACGGGGCCTTTTTTATTTCTTATTTCTTAGTAAAACCTATTTCTTTTTCTTTTCGCAACCTTCTTTTTTGCTGCACTCTTCCTTCTCTTTCATTTTCTTTTTACATTTATCGCAGGTTTTGCCTTCTTTTTTGCATTTATCACATTTTTCATGAGCGTCTTTTTTAGCTTTTGCACGGGCTTTTTCACATTTTTTACATTCTCCGCACTTTACGCTACCCTTTGCACATTTTTTGCATTTTTCAGCCAAAGGACAGGTTTCCTTTTTGCCCTTTTTACTCTTGGACATTTTACAACTGTCTTCTTTTTTACGGCTGCAACTTTCCTCACTTTTAGCCGAACCTTCGTGATGACTGGCCACAGCCTGATCTAACGTCATACCAACAAACAAAAAAGACAGTAATAAACATAAAATATTTTTCATGACAAAGGCTCCTTAAAAAATTTGGTTTAGATTTAAATTTTAATAGGGGCATCCCCTATCAAGACTTCTTTTTTACACAATTTTATGACTGTGACAACAAATAAAAATCTACTCATAACTTTCCATCTTCATGAAAAGACAGTAAAATTGACGCGTGCAAAAAAAAACTACAGCTCGTTTATTTCTTATTGCTAAAAGCATGGCGCTTGTAGTGACGTTCATTTGCAGCATTGTAATGATGGGCTGGTTTTTACACAGCTTACCTTTAGTTCAACTCATTCCAAATTTTCCACCCATGCAATTTAACACGGCCTTAGTTCTTTTATTAAGCGCTGGTTCTCTCTTGTTGCTAAGCTTTAATAAATCAAAGCAAGCCTTTATATTAGGTCTGTTGGTTTTACTTTTTGGCGCCATCATTATAGCCGAATATTTTTATCACTTTAATCTGGTTGATACACTTTTTATTACACCATTTGTATTAACCTCTAATATTCCCATAGGCAGGCCGGCACCCAACACTGCCGTTTGTTTTATGATCACCGGCTTTTTAATTATGGGGCTATCTCGAGGCTCGGCAGCTGTAAAAAGTAACCTTAATTTTTATCTAAGCCACACGCTGGCCACATTCGCGTTTTCGGCACTTTTAGGATATGTGCTGGGCTTTGATAAAGCCTTTGGCTGGGGTCATTTAACACGCATGGCCGTTCCAACAGCCGTTTGCTTTATTGCTCTTTCAATTGGATTTATCAGTCTTACCTGGAACAAAAAAAACCCGCTCGACAGACTGGGCGCTGTCTTTACAATGGCTTTACTTTTGCCCTTTTTATTTCTCCAACTCCTCCTTAACCAAAATGGCGAAACAATGAGAGATGATTTTAAGAGAGAGTCTCACGAAAAAGTAATGGCCATAACTAGAGAGTTTGAACTTATTCAGCGAGCACTCGAACCGTTTATTGGTTTCTTTGAAGGCTCAGAAAACGTTACCGACAAAGAATTTTATATTTTTTCCAAAAAAACAATTATCGATAAAATGGGACTTCAAGCCATCGACTGGCTTCCGATCATTACTGATAAAGCTTCATTTGAAAATAATACTGGAATTTCCATCAAGGAACGAACAGGTCATAACATCTTTAAACCAACTCCTGTGTACGATTTTTACGTACCAGTACTCTTTTCGGCTCCAAAGCAGGATAATTCTCAGGTTCTGGGTTTTAACCACGCGTCCGAAAAAATAAGGTTAGAGGCTATGATAAAAGCTGCTGAAAACAATACAACCATTGCTTCAGCACCTATTGACTTAATACGGGAACCAATACAAGATCAGAAGGGTATTATTGTATACGCCCCCTTTTATAAAACAAAAAACACTAATAACTCATTTGAAAATACCAAGGGTTTTTTGGCTGCCATTATTCGCATACCGTTATTTATAAAACAGGCTTTTTCGTACACATCCGAAAAGGATATCGCCGTTTCTTTTGCAGATATTACCAACAAAACACCAATTACAATTTATAGTGATATAGTTTCTACCGGCATTGCTAACGAAAATCTTGATTTCAACGAGTCTTTCGATTTTTTTGGACGGCACTATCAAGTAACAACTTTTCCTACTGCCGATTTTTTTAATAATTACAAAAACCCATTTACTTGGCTAAGTTTTGCACTGGTTTTTGCCCTTTCCTTTATTTTAGCAGCGTACATAAGACGCGAAATGTATATCCGTGAAAATTTAAAAGAAAAAAATAGAGATTTGGAGCAATTTACACACATCGTCAGCCACGAATTACGTAACCCGCTTACACTCCTTAAAGAATCTGTATCTCAAATTTATCAAGGATATGCGGGAGAGCTTAATGTTCAGCAAAAAAAGTTTTTGGAAATTACACTACGTTCTATTCAACGACTGGTTAAATCTACCAGCGAGCTTTTAGATGTTGCAAAAATAGAAGAAGGAAAAGAAGACTTGCACTTAAGTGAATTTGACCTTGTAGAAGTAGCCCACGATATTATAGGAACC
This window harbors:
- a CDS encoding SWIB/MDM2 domain-containing protein, yielding MTEAKGLKVPVKLKPQLSALLGESELPRTEITKKLWDYIKANKLQTKTKNGKPENAGKFIVADDKLLPIFTNTKSTSKSGTVTDLTKMKAGDTIDMMQMAAVVACNIEA
- a CDS encoding CHASE domain-containing protein — translated: MQKKTTARLFLIAKSMALVVTFICSIVMMGWFLHSLPLVQLIPNFPPMQFNTALVLLLSAGSLLLLSFNKSKQAFILGLLVLLFGAIIIAEYFYHFNLVDTLFITPFVLTSNIPIGRPAPNTAVCFMITGFLIMGLSRGSAAVKSNLNFYLSHTLATFAFSALLGYVLGFDKAFGWGHLTRMAVPTAVCFIALSIGFISLTWNKKNPLDRLGAVFTMALLLPFLFLQLLLNQNGETMRDDFKRESHEKVMAITREFELIQRALEPFIGFFEGSENVTDKEFYIFSKKTIIDKMGLQAIDWLPIITDKASFENNTGISIKERTGHNIFKPTPVYDFYVPVLFSAPKQDNSQVLGFNHASEKIRLEAMIKAAENNTTIASAPIDLIREPIQDQKGIIVYAPFYKTKNTNNSFENTKGFLAAIIRIPLFIKQAFSYTSEKDIAVSFADITNKTPITIYSDIVSTGIANENLDFNESFDFFGRHYQVTTFPTADFFNNYKNPFTWLSFALVFALSFILAAYIRREMYIRENLKEKNRDLEQFTHIVSHELRNPLTLLKESVSQIYQGYAGELNVQQKKFLEITLRSIQRLVKSTSELLDVAKIEEGKEDLHLSEFDLVEVAHDIIGTFQVAAESRKIAIKESYSQPKIMVKADENKISRVITNFLTNAFKYTKQGYVEIAIATTPKEVTLSITDTGSGIPAEFIPRVFSKFEQFSGNPHARDLGTGLGLALCKEIIQLHGGHVGVESTVGKGSRFYFTFPLKMI